The Actinomycetota bacterium genomic sequence CACCGATTTTGCCGCCCAGCGGCCCGTCAGTACATGACATGGGCAACATGGCAGACCCGAGGTCTTCGGGCATGATGAGCAACGAGGAACTATCACTATTGTTGAAGTCAACAGGCTCGGCCTTTGATCAGATGTGGTTGCAAATGATGATCGCGCACCACCAAAGCGCCATCGTGATGGCAGACCAAGTGCTCGAGTCCACGACGAACCCAGACGTGCGCGATCTCGCTCAAAAGGTCATTGAAGGACAGACCGCGGAGATCACTACGATGCAAGAACTCTTGTCCCAGTGATTCGCGCCAGCCGCGCTCACAACTACGAAGCACTGGACCGCGCACCACTGACGATCTAGATGACTCGGCCTACGCCGCTAAACCTTTCCCGGTACCAGGGGCCAAGGAAGTCAATGATCTCCACGCCATCAGATGGATTGGAGGCGCTCACCATTTTTCCACCGCCGATGTACATGGCCACGTGGTGTGCGCCAGATCCGAAGTAGAACACCAGGTCACCAGGTCTGATATCGCTGACTGGGACGCGTTTGGTCTGGTCCCATTGCGTATAGCTGAGTGGGGTAAGCCCTACTCCCGATTGTCGCCAGGCTGCAGTGGTCAATTTGGAACAATCCCATGAACTGGGCGGATTGGCACTGAACGAGTATGGATCCCCAACTTGGGAAAGTGCGTACTTCACTGCAGCTTGAGCACGTCTGCTGCCAGTCACTCCGCCATTGTTCGGGGCGTTCGATGATGAGTCCTGCCCATCACGCGAGTCCTGCTCTTTTTGAAGTGATATGGCGAGTGCTAAATCTTGCGCGCGCTTACTCCTGGCGATTTGGGCA encodes the following:
- a CDS encoding DUF305 domain-containing protein, with protein sequence MGSADDIAFAQLMIPHHQQAMTMADLALAKASTSEVRLLAKQIKAAQSPEIATMAKWLTDWDAPILPPSGPSVHDMGNMADPRSSGMMSNEELSLLLKSTGSAFDQMWLQMMIAHHQSAIVMADQVLESTTNPDVRDLAQKVIEGQTAEITTMQELLSQ